A portion of the Bactrocera neohumeralis isolate Rockhampton chromosome 2, APGP_CSIRO_Bneo_wtdbg2-racon-allhic-juicebox.fasta_v2, whole genome shotgun sequence genome contains these proteins:
- the LOC126766933 gene encoding uncharacterized protein LOC126766933: MFPAVPAVREDHVPVKRFVYNESSRTYNLYVEGPPSSIVDISLLNKVTDPCLDPVRSYPLGSVVASYGPVHQLPVRVPKLLQSIEEEDDEESCSSNSDDDISSEASGSEETAVEKRRINKRVLKRVKIIKEKIKYFTRTTTKQAECLNQSNNRTREWNDHVLEVLENVVIDMGTE, encoded by the exons atgtttccCGCAGTACCTGCAGTTCGAGAAGACCATGTGCCAGTTAAGCGGTTCGTTTATA aTGAGTCAAGCAGAACATATAACCTATATGTTGAGGGGCCTCCTTCTTCGATAGTCGATATAAGTCTTTTGAATAAAGTTACTGATCCTTGCTTAGACCCTG tccGAAGTTATCCATTGGGTTCTGTAGTTGCATCTTACG GTCCAGTACATCAATTGCCGGTACGAGTCCCTAAGCTGTTGCAATCCATTGAGGAAGAAGATGATGAAGAGAGTTGTTCGTCTAATTCCGATGATGACATAAGTTCAGAGGCTTCAG gcAGTGAAGAAACAGCTGTGGAAAAGCGTAGGATAAATAAACGAGTACTAAAGAGAGTCAAGATTATAAaggagaaaattaaatatttcactagAACTACAACAAAACAAGCAGAATGTCTCAATCAGTCGAACAATCGTACAAGAGAATGGAATGATCACGTACTCGAAGTGTTGGAAAATGTGGTCATTGACATGGGAACCGAATAA
- the LOC126766827 gene encoding alpha-2-macroglobulin receptor-associated protein, with translation MKIFMHVVLVILLLQMHLAIGDKKQSKKYSREANEQQYNTQQKQHKSKEKSYEGEFKLTTERYDPDFRNLQRPFRMAKLNLVWAKAQNRLTEPKLKSLYMELKIQDKEEIAWKQLSSQHKDKEGIKEAELRQKLVGIMSTYDLLEHFEDTQDKDKVKPYKKFYDPEDNHLNKSAFKDKKLNRLWAKAEVAGFTKEELDSLKEEFQHHQDKVDVYYSLLEDIGSTSDPKHENAVNEDELDIFNMVANDPNENEINTPEMNLKKYESDINKLRDHHHGIKDHYERLERLVSSGPHSQEFVEPKVQGLWRVAQASNFTEKELSSIKYELHHFESRLLKLRNLHAEHAMQKEKYKNEKQKDKSGRFEDMEDHIKKQTRKVEKIQDSIEKTIFRHSEL, from the exons atGAAGATTTTTATGCACGTTGTGCTGGTGATTTTGCTCTTGCAAATGCACTTGGCAATTGGCGATAAAAAGCAGAGCAAGAAATATTCCCGTGAAGCTAATGAACAACAATAcaacacacaacaaaaacaacacaagtCGAAAGAAAAATCGTATGAAGGCGAGTTTAAGCTTACAACTGAGCGATATGACCCCGACTTCCGTAATCTACAACGACCTTTCCGAATGGCCAAACTAAATTTGGTCTGGGCTAAGGCACAAAAT aGACTGACTGAGCCAAAACTGAAGTCTTTGTATATGGAACTTAAAATACAAGATAAGGAAGAGATCGCATGGAAACAATTGAGCTCACAGCATAAAGATAAGGAAGGCATTAAAGAAGCTGAACTACGCCAAAAATTGGTTGGTATAATGAGCACGTACGATCTGTTGGAACATTTCGAAGATACGCAAGATAAAGACAAGGTTAAACCATATAAG AAATTTTATGACCCAGAAGATAACCATTTGAATAAAAGTGCATTTaaggacaaaaaattaaatcgcCTTTGGGCCAAGGCAGAAGTAGCTGGATTCACTAAGGAAGAACTGGATTCACTTAAGGAAGAATTTCAACATCATCAAGATAAAGTCGATGTATACTATAGTTTATTGGAAGATATAGGTTCCACGAGCGACCCAAAGCATGAAA ATGCCGTAAATGAAGATGAGCTTGATATATTTAACATGGTCGCAAATGatcccaatgaaaatgaaattaacactcctgaaatgaatttgaaaaaatatgaaagcgaCATAAATAAATTGCGCGATCACCATCATGGTATTAAAGATCATTATGAACGTTTGGAACGTTTGGTTTCTTCCGGACCGCACAGTCAGGAATTTGTTGAACCAAAAGTACAAGGCCTATGGCGCGTTGCACAAGCCAGCAATTTTACGGAAAAGGAATTGAGTTCGATTAAATATGAATTGCACCATTTCGAAAGCAGGCTACTCAAACTTCGCAATCTACATGCTGAGCATGCAATGCAAAAAGAGAAATACAAA aatgAGAAGCAAAAGGACAAAAGCGGTCGCTTCGAAGATATGGAAGATCATATTAAGAAACAAACACGTAAAGTGGAAAAAATACAAGATAGTattgaaaaaactattttcagaCATTCGGAGCTGTAA
- the LOC126766955 gene encoding uncharacterized protein LOC126766955 isoform X2, producing the protein MFPSTVKINGEVRNVRCFITDPVNHQHFIDVESVIMDPPKEPVRRELHDSIFTRDLTTGQYSYIWKPDLGCVSDSESINTSCSEESIFEEGNPARKRSFNKRILSIVQKIDERVSEFRAGLGNQLRALLDDNERGRAWQVRLNTVLTLLTEEMDLH; encoded by the exons ATGTTTCCCTCCACGGTCAAGATAAATGGTGAAGTTAGGAATGTCAGGTGTTTTATAACAG atcCGGTAAACCACCAACACTTCATCGACGTAGAAAGTGTTATAATGGATCCCCCTAAGGAACCAGTACGCAGAGAATTACATGACTCAATTTTTACACGAG ACCTTACTACCGGTCAATACAGTTATATATGGAAACCTGACCTTGGGTGTGTATCCGACTCTGAGTCCATAAACACCTCATGTAGTGAAGAATCAA tattcGAAGAAGGAAATCCAGCTAGAAAACGTTCGTTTAATAAACGAATATTGTCGATTGTGCAGAAAATCGACGAGAGAGTAAGTGAATTCCGTGCTGGATTGGGCAATCAGCTAAGGGCTCTTCTTGACGACAATGAGAGGGGGAGGGCTTGGCAAGTTCGTTTAAATACGGTTTTAACATTGCTTACCGAAGAAATGGACCTACATTGA
- the LOC126766749 gene encoding abl interactor 2 isoform X2: MASENIMDELASLIRTEIPDGRQSLRDSYTNLERVADYCEDTYYREENKKAALEATKNYTTQSLASVAYQINTLAYSYMQLLELQAQQLCEMESQMNHIAQTVQIHKEKVARREIGVLTANKVSSRQFKIVAPINPEKPIKYVRKPIDYSILDEIGHGVNSTQTRQQKHRGSSHGSIQSLATSSLAPSVGPPPTTKPPTPPQMTRGNTGTLGKSSMSNTGTLGKSSREYRTPPVVNPPQVPSHYAPNYPIGHPKRMSSASSSTTVTGISSMGIGGPGSTSGAPSVVSERERGGGYSALPMPPSQQIATHVNLPSAGMMQSLPPPPPTTYDDRSSMPPPPSPLTVSQHEISEQSHIGMHTLGRNHNRYVMLNNFSVNFARPGSQSPPLPPPPPPEEEHQDFGRPRTSAGQGQLAPIVPEDQNLPGWVPKNYIEKVVAIYDYYADKDDELSFQESSVLYVLKKNDDGWWEGVMDGVTGLFPGNYVEPCV, translated from the exons ATGGCCAGTGAAAACATAATGGACGAATTAGCATCATTAATACGTACGGAAATTCCGGATGGCAGACAAAGCTTGCGTGATAGTTACACAAATTTGGAACGTGTTGCAGATTACTGTGAGGACACGTATTATCG TGAGGAGAATAAAAAAGCAGCACTAGAGGCTACCAAAAACTATACAACGCAGTCATTGGCCAGTGTGGCATATCAGATAAATACCCTCGCTTATAGTTATATGCAACTTTTAGAGTTGCAAGCACAACAATTATGCGAAATGGAATCACAAATGAATCATATTGCTCAAACTGTGCAAATACACAAAGAAAAAGTGGCACGACG TGAAATTGGTGTTCTTACCGCTAACAAAGTAAGCTCACGTCAATTCAAAATAGTCGCGCCCATTAATCCAGAAAAACCAATCAAATATGTACGCAAGCCAATTGACTACTCGATATTAGATGAAATAGGTCACGGTGTTAATTCTACGCAAACACGCCAACAAAAACATCGTGGATCCAGTCACGGGTCTATACAATCATTGGCAACATCTTCGCTGGCACCTTCCGTAGGTCCGCCACCAACTACAAAACCACCAACACCACCGCAAATGACACGCGGAAATACTGGTACACTGGGTAAATCGTCAATGAGTAATACCGGTACGCTTGGCAAAAGTTCGCGTGAATATCGGACGCCACCGGTTGTTAATCCACCCCAAGTGCCTTCGCACTATGCACCCAACTATCCGATTGGTCATCCAAAACGTATGTCATCAGCTTCCTCAAGCACCACGGTCACTGGTATCAGCAGCATGGGTATTGGTGGTCCGGGCAGTACAAGCGGTGCGCCAAGTGTAGTTAGTGAACGTGAACGTGGTGGTGGTTATAGTGCACTGCCTATGCCGCCTAGTCAGCAAATAGCAACACATGTCAATTTACCATCAGCGGGTATGATGCAATCtttgccaccaccaccgccaacAACATACGACGATCGAAGCAGCATGCCGC CGCCACCATCGCCACTCACTGTTTCACAACATGAAATTAGCGAGCAAAGTCACATTGGCATGCACACACTGGGCAGAAATCACAACAGGTATGTTATGCT aaataatttcagTGTGAACTTTGCAAGACCTGGCTCACAGTCGCCACCACTACCACCTCCACCACCACCGGAGGAGGAACATCAGGACTTTGGACGGCCAAGGACATCAGCAGGGCAAGGTCAATTGGCGCCTATCGTGCCCGAGGATCAGAATTTACCCGGTTGGGTGCCAAAGAACTACATCGAAAAGG TTGTCGCAATTTACGATTATTATGCCGATAAAGATGACGAATTGAGTTTTCAAGAAAGCTCCGTATTGTATGTGCTAAAGAAAAACGATGATGGTTGGTGGGAAGGCGTTATGGACGGTGTGACCGGCCTCTTTCCGGGCAATTACGTGGAACCATGTGTGTAA
- the LOC126766749 gene encoding abl interactor 2 isoform X4: MASENIMDELASLIRTEIPDGRQSLRDSYTNLERVADYCEDTYYREENKKAALEATKNYTTQSLASVAYQINTLAYSYMQLLELQAQQLCEMESQMNHIAQTVQIHKEKVARREIGVLTANKVSSRQFKIVAPINPEKPIKYVRKPIDYSILDEIGHGVNSTQTRQQKHRGSSHGSIQSLATSSLAPSVGPPPTTKPPTPPQMTRGNTGTLGKSSMSNTGTLGKSSREYRTPPVVNPPQVPSHYAPNYPIGHPKRMSSASSSTTVTGISSMGIGGPGSTSGAPSVVSERERGGGYSALPMPPSQQIATHVNLPSAGMMQSLPPPPPTTYDDRSSMPPPPSPLTVSQHEISEQSHIGMHTLGRNHNSVNFARPGSQSPPLPPPPPPEEEHQDFGRPRTSAGQGQLAPIVPEDQNLPGWVPKNYIEKVVAIYDYYADKDDELSFQESSVLYVLKKNDDGWWEGVMDGVTGLFPGNYVEPCV; the protein is encoded by the exons ATGGCCAGTGAAAACATAATGGACGAATTAGCATCATTAATACGTACGGAAATTCCGGATGGCAGACAAAGCTTGCGTGATAGTTACACAAATTTGGAACGTGTTGCAGATTACTGTGAGGACACGTATTATCG TGAGGAGAATAAAAAAGCAGCACTAGAGGCTACCAAAAACTATACAACGCAGTCATTGGCCAGTGTGGCATATCAGATAAATACCCTCGCTTATAGTTATATGCAACTTTTAGAGTTGCAAGCACAACAATTATGCGAAATGGAATCACAAATGAATCATATTGCTCAAACTGTGCAAATACACAAAGAAAAAGTGGCACGACG TGAAATTGGTGTTCTTACCGCTAACAAAGTAAGCTCACGTCAATTCAAAATAGTCGCGCCCATTAATCCAGAAAAACCAATCAAATATGTACGCAAGCCAATTGACTACTCGATATTAGATGAAATAGGTCACGGTGTTAATTCTACGCAAACACGCCAACAAAAACATCGTGGATCCAGTCACGGGTCTATACAATCATTGGCAACATCTTCGCTGGCACCTTCCGTAGGTCCGCCACCAACTACAAAACCACCAACACCACCGCAAATGACACGCGGAAATACTGGTACACTGGGTAAATCGTCAATGAGTAATACCGGTACGCTTGGCAAAAGTTCGCGTGAATATCGGACGCCACCGGTTGTTAATCCACCCCAAGTGCCTTCGCACTATGCACCCAACTATCCGATTGGTCATCCAAAACGTATGTCATCAGCTTCCTCAAGCACCACGGTCACTGGTATCAGCAGCATGGGTATTGGTGGTCCGGGCAGTACAAGCGGTGCGCCAAGTGTAGTTAGTGAACGTGAACGTGGTGGTGGTTATAGTGCACTGCCTATGCCGCCTAGTCAGCAAATAGCAACACATGTCAATTTACCATCAGCGGGTATGATGCAATCtttgccaccaccaccgccaacAACATACGACGATCGAAGCAGCATGCCGC CGCCACCATCGCCACTCACTGTTTCACAACATGAAATTAGCGAGCAAAGTCACATTGGCATGCACACACTGGGCAGAAATCACAACAG TGTGAACTTTGCAAGACCTGGCTCACAGTCGCCACCACTACCACCTCCACCACCACCGGAGGAGGAACATCAGGACTTTGGACGGCCAAGGACATCAGCAGGGCAAGGTCAATTGGCGCCTATCGTGCCCGAGGATCAGAATTTACCCGGTTGGGTGCCAAAGAACTACATCGAAAAGG TTGTCGCAATTTACGATTATTATGCCGATAAAGATGACGAATTGAGTTTTCAAGAAAGCTCCGTATTGTATGTGCTAAAGAAAAACGATGATGGTTGGTGGGAAGGCGTTATGGACGGTGTGACCGGCCTCTTTCCGGGCAATTACGTGGAACCATGTGTGTAA
- the LOC126766749 gene encoding abl interactor 2 isoform X1, which translates to MASENIMDELASLIRTEIPDGRQSLRDSYTNLERVADYCEDTYYREENKKAALEATKNYTTQSLASVAYQINTLAYSYMQLLELQAQQLCEMESQMNHIAQTVQIHKEKVARREIGVLTANKVSSRQFKIVAPINPEKPIKYVRKPIDYSILDEIGHGVNSTQTRQQKHRGSSHGSIQSLATSSLAPSVGPPPTTKPPTPPQMTRGNTGTLGKSSMSNTGTLGKSSREYRTPPVVNPPQVPSHYAPNYPIGHPKRMSSASSSTTVTGISSMGIGGPGSTSGAPSVVSERERGGGYSALPMPPSQQIATHVNLPSAGMMQSLPPPPPTTYDDRSSMPPPPSPLTVSQHEISEQSHIGMHTLGRNHNRNGNRNNFSVNFARPGSQSPPLPPPPPPEEEHQDFGRPRTSAGQGQLAPIVPEDQNLPGWVPKNYIEKVVAIYDYYADKDDELSFQESSVLYVLKKNDDGWWEGVMDGVTGLFPGNYVEPCV; encoded by the exons ATGGCCAGTGAAAACATAATGGACGAATTAGCATCATTAATACGTACGGAAATTCCGGATGGCAGACAAAGCTTGCGTGATAGTTACACAAATTTGGAACGTGTTGCAGATTACTGTGAGGACACGTATTATCG TGAGGAGAATAAAAAAGCAGCACTAGAGGCTACCAAAAACTATACAACGCAGTCATTGGCCAGTGTGGCATATCAGATAAATACCCTCGCTTATAGTTATATGCAACTTTTAGAGTTGCAAGCACAACAATTATGCGAAATGGAATCACAAATGAATCATATTGCTCAAACTGTGCAAATACACAAAGAAAAAGTGGCACGACG TGAAATTGGTGTTCTTACCGCTAACAAAGTAAGCTCACGTCAATTCAAAATAGTCGCGCCCATTAATCCAGAAAAACCAATCAAATATGTACGCAAGCCAATTGACTACTCGATATTAGATGAAATAGGTCACGGTGTTAATTCTACGCAAACACGCCAACAAAAACATCGTGGATCCAGTCACGGGTCTATACAATCATTGGCAACATCTTCGCTGGCACCTTCCGTAGGTCCGCCACCAACTACAAAACCACCAACACCACCGCAAATGACACGCGGAAATACTGGTACACTGGGTAAATCGTCAATGAGTAATACCGGTACGCTTGGCAAAAGTTCGCGTGAATATCGGACGCCACCGGTTGTTAATCCACCCCAAGTGCCTTCGCACTATGCACCCAACTATCCGATTGGTCATCCAAAACGTATGTCATCAGCTTCCTCAAGCACCACGGTCACTGGTATCAGCAGCATGGGTATTGGTGGTCCGGGCAGTACAAGCGGTGCGCCAAGTGTAGTTAGTGAACGTGAACGTGGTGGTGGTTATAGTGCACTGCCTATGCCGCCTAGTCAGCAAATAGCAACACATGTCAATTTACCATCAGCGGGTATGATGCAATCtttgccaccaccaccgccaacAACATACGACGATCGAAGCAGCATGCCGC CGCCACCATCGCCACTCACTGTTTCACAACATGAAATTAGCGAGCAAAGTCACATTGGCATGCACACACTGGGCAGAAATCACAACAG GAATGGTAACag aaataatttcagTGTGAACTTTGCAAGACCTGGCTCACAGTCGCCACCACTACCACCTCCACCACCACCGGAGGAGGAACATCAGGACTTTGGACGGCCAAGGACATCAGCAGGGCAAGGTCAATTGGCGCCTATCGTGCCCGAGGATCAGAATTTACCCGGTTGGGTGCCAAAGAACTACATCGAAAAGG TTGTCGCAATTTACGATTATTATGCCGATAAAGATGACGAATTGAGTTTTCAAGAAAGCTCCGTATTGTATGTGCTAAAGAAAAACGATGATGGTTGGTGGGAAGGCGTTATGGACGGTGTGACCGGCCTCTTTCCGGGCAATTACGTGGAACCATGTGTGTAA
- the LOC126766749 gene encoding abl interactor 2 isoform X3, giving the protein MASENIMDELASLIRTEIPDGRQSLRDSYTNLERVADYCEDTYYREENKKAALEATKNYTTQSLASVAYQINTLAYSYMQLLELQAQQLCEMESQMNHIAQTVQIHKEKVARREIGVLTANKVSSRQFKIVAPINPEKPIKYVRKPIDYSILDEIGHGVNSTQTRQQKHRGSSHGSIQSLATSSLAPSVGPPPTTKPPTPPQMTRGNTGTLGKSSMSNTGTLGKSSREYRTPPVVNPPQVPSHYAPNYPIGHPKRMSSASSSTTVTGISSMGIGGPGSTSGAPSVVSERERGGGYSALPMPPSQQIATHVNLPSAGMMQSLPPPPPTTYDDRSSMPPPPSPLTVSQHEISEQSHIGMHTLGRNHNRNNFSVNFARPGSQSPPLPPPPPPEEEHQDFGRPRTSAGQGQLAPIVPEDQNLPGWVPKNYIEKVVAIYDYYADKDDELSFQESSVLYVLKKNDDGWWEGVMDGVTGLFPGNYVEPCV; this is encoded by the exons ATGGCCAGTGAAAACATAATGGACGAATTAGCATCATTAATACGTACGGAAATTCCGGATGGCAGACAAAGCTTGCGTGATAGTTACACAAATTTGGAACGTGTTGCAGATTACTGTGAGGACACGTATTATCG TGAGGAGAATAAAAAAGCAGCACTAGAGGCTACCAAAAACTATACAACGCAGTCATTGGCCAGTGTGGCATATCAGATAAATACCCTCGCTTATAGTTATATGCAACTTTTAGAGTTGCAAGCACAACAATTATGCGAAATGGAATCACAAATGAATCATATTGCTCAAACTGTGCAAATACACAAAGAAAAAGTGGCACGACG TGAAATTGGTGTTCTTACCGCTAACAAAGTAAGCTCACGTCAATTCAAAATAGTCGCGCCCATTAATCCAGAAAAACCAATCAAATATGTACGCAAGCCAATTGACTACTCGATATTAGATGAAATAGGTCACGGTGTTAATTCTACGCAAACACGCCAACAAAAACATCGTGGATCCAGTCACGGGTCTATACAATCATTGGCAACATCTTCGCTGGCACCTTCCGTAGGTCCGCCACCAACTACAAAACCACCAACACCACCGCAAATGACACGCGGAAATACTGGTACACTGGGTAAATCGTCAATGAGTAATACCGGTACGCTTGGCAAAAGTTCGCGTGAATATCGGACGCCACCGGTTGTTAATCCACCCCAAGTGCCTTCGCACTATGCACCCAACTATCCGATTGGTCATCCAAAACGTATGTCATCAGCTTCCTCAAGCACCACGGTCACTGGTATCAGCAGCATGGGTATTGGTGGTCCGGGCAGTACAAGCGGTGCGCCAAGTGTAGTTAGTGAACGTGAACGTGGTGGTGGTTATAGTGCACTGCCTATGCCGCCTAGTCAGCAAATAGCAACACATGTCAATTTACCATCAGCGGGTATGATGCAATCtttgccaccaccaccgccaacAACATACGACGATCGAAGCAGCATGCCGC CGCCACCATCGCCACTCACTGTTTCACAACATGAAATTAGCGAGCAAAGTCACATTGGCATGCACACACTGGGCAGAAATCACAACAG aaataatttcagTGTGAACTTTGCAAGACCTGGCTCACAGTCGCCACCACTACCACCTCCACCACCACCGGAGGAGGAACATCAGGACTTTGGACGGCCAAGGACATCAGCAGGGCAAGGTCAATTGGCGCCTATCGTGCCCGAGGATCAGAATTTACCCGGTTGGGTGCCAAAGAACTACATCGAAAAGG TTGTCGCAATTTACGATTATTATGCCGATAAAGATGACGAATTGAGTTTTCAAGAAAGCTCCGTATTGTATGTGCTAAAGAAAAACGATGATGGTTGGTGGGAAGGCGTTATGGACGGTGTGACCGGCCTCTTTCCGGGCAATTACGTGGAACCATGTGTGTAA
- the LOC126766955 gene encoding uncharacterized protein LOC126766955 isoform X1, translating into MFPSTVKINGEVRNVRCFITDPVNHQHFIDVESVIMDPPKEPVRRELHDSIFTRVRQLPENAVGATLDLTTGQYSYIWKPDLGCVSDSESINTSCSEESIFEEGNPARKRSFNKRILSIVQKIDERVSEFRAGLGNQLRALLDDNERGRAWQVRLNTVLTLLTEEMDLH; encoded by the exons ATGTTTCCCTCCACGGTCAAGATAAATGGTGAAGTTAGGAATGTCAGGTGTTTTATAACAG atcCGGTAAACCACCAACACTTCATCGACGTAGAAAGTGTTATAATGGATCCCCCTAAGGAACCAGTACGCAGAGAATTACATGACTCAATTTTTACACGAG TGCGGCAACTTCCAGAGAACGCTGTTGGTGCCACATTAG ACCTTACTACCGGTCAATACAGTTATATATGGAAACCTGACCTTGGGTGTGTATCCGACTCTGAGTCCATAAACACCTCATGTAGTGAAGAATCAA tattcGAAGAAGGAAATCCAGCTAGAAAACGTTCGTTTAATAAACGAATATTGTCGATTGTGCAGAAAATCGACGAGAGAGTAAGTGAATTCCGTGCTGGATTGGGCAATCAGCTAAGGGCTCTTCTTGACGACAATGAGAGGGGGAGGGCTTGGCAAGTTCGTTTAAATACGGTTTTAACATTGCTTACCGAAGAAATGGACCTACATTGA
- the LOC126766782 gene encoding vacuolar protein sorting-associated protein 16B, with product MDQFDSESYWNRSSSRGFSFDDDEDVQGVTAAGSNVNVNNILNDYDTISEASFDNSAAGSTLNLSIKSVISEEALKMLIQEQTLDDRIMSKGVAPEEELRLLRRQIQTTFYNPSPEATAYKLLLGKCASLEVFKSLHEKEQLLDAVLKCGGGDAVIGVLLFLKKTLNHRNFLKILEQRPQALQSYSGYLQQRQSQEAVELLQHFGKHQEASLIQFKSAMTCNNLQQRKQKLLQLLDQYSGDMGVVSVYLPHFEAALKLLELIEKERNTLDNLVDISSTPIEVLYQCCRKHNNWKEQDLTRATSPFRLSADLHISPAQFEWTALNERANAQAYADLESVFERVPAWLPLKQKQFHISFSLELAVLRLYALQAPTSVLYMFLSKMSNTTEKLELAKRVKCVRAVVDALAGMKDANQLTQLKDSLPERSEEQFYCEKALKTLQTKRWTTDNIKLKL from the coding sequence ATGGATCAATTTGACAGTGAAAGCTACTGGAATCGTTCATCGAGCAGAGGGTTCAGTTTCGACGATGATGAGGATGTTCAAGGTGTAACTGCTGCTGGCAGTAACGTGAATGTCAACAATATACTTAATGACTACGATACGATCTCAGAGGCGAGCTTCGACAATAGCGCTGCAGGCAGTACACTTAATCTATCGATAAAAtctgtaatctctgaagaagcATTAAAAATGCTAATCCAAGAACAAACGCTTGATGACCGTATAATGTCGAAAGGTGTTGCGCCGGAAGAGGAGTTGCGTTTGCTACGCAGGCAAATACAAACCACTTTTTACAATCCCTCACCAGAAGCCACCGCGTATAAACTATTGCTTGGCAAATGTGCGTCTTTGGAAGTATTTAAATCTTTGCACGAAAAAGAGCAATTGTTAGATGCAGTGCTGAAGTGTGGTGGCGGTGATGCCGTTATTGGTGTGCTACTTTTCTTGAAAAAGACCTTGAATCACagaaattttctcaaaattctcGAACAAAGACCACAAGCCTTGCAAAGTTATAGCGGTTATCTGCAGCAGCGTCAGAGCCAAGAAGCTGTCGAATTGCTACAACACTTTGGCAAACATCAAGAAGCATCCTTAATACAATTCAAATCTGCTATGACCTGTAATAATCTGCAACAAcgcaaacaaaaattgttacaATTACTCGATCAATATAGCGGTGACATGGGTGTGGTGAGCGTCTATTTACCACACTTTGAAGCAGCATTAAAGCTGCTTGAACTGATCGAGAAAGAGCGAAATACATTGGACAATCTGGTGGATATAAGCTCAACCCCCATTGAGGTGCTATATCAATGCTGTCGTAAGCACAACAACTGGAAGGAACAGGATTTGACACGAGCTACATCACCTTTTCGTCTGAGTGCCGATCTCCATATTTCACCAGCGCAATTCGAATGGACTGCTTTGAATGAGCGCGCAAATGCGCAGGCCTACGCTGATTTGGAGAGTGTATTCGAACGTGTGCCTGCTTGGCTACCGCTGAAACAGAAGCAATTTCATATAAGTTTCTCATTAGAATTGGCAGTGCTTCGTCTATATGCGCTGCAAGCGCCCACAAGTGTGCTGTACATGTTCCTATCGAAGATGAGTAATACGACGGAAAAATTGGAGCTAGCTAAGCGTGTTAAGTGCGTGCGTGCGGTTGTCGATGCTTTAGCTGGCATGAAGGATGCAAATCAATTGACGCAATTAAAAGACAGTTTGCCGGAGCGTTCAGAGGAGCAATTCTATTGTGAAAAAGCGTTGAAAACGCTGCAAACAAAGCGTTGGACCACGGATAATATTAAGTTGAAATTATAG